The following proteins are encoded in a genomic region of Musa acuminata AAA Group cultivar baxijiao chromosome BXJ2-11, Cavendish_Baxijiao_AAA, whole genome shotgun sequence:
- the LOC135627618 gene encoding DNA (cytosine-5)-methyltransferase DRM2-like — translation MRLLAVQSPTNKGKKIVCSSDDEEEMPAANPPRSPAKDIAGPSKKVCEAGRGRYALIHHFIEMGFSGDSVMKAVEENGESDPNAILETLLTYAAIEKSPARLHRPPGDGNSSGHDLSDEVDFSDEVNNFASLFDLRLQQDAHCTPIDSTEDDSEDKLITLVEMGFPSTEASAAIERCGPNASILELADSIHAAEVAKTFECDPGEPSGVNDEPESHQHSRARGKKRKHAEIRSKKKRSLTGDQSSMISTSKRMVGFGLPNEATTATCRRLLPEAAAGPPYFYYENDASAPKEVWATISHLLYDVEPEFVDSKYFCAASRKRGYVHNLPIQNRFPVMPMAPKTIPEALPATTKWWPSWDTRTHLNCFLTSTASARLTDKIRIELQKFGDPPPSRTQRYVLDECRRWNLVWVGRHKVAPLEPGEIEMLLGFPKDHTRGGGITTTERYRSLGNSFQVDTVAYHLSVLKDMFPNGMTVLSLFSGIGGAEVALHRLGIHLKTVVSLENSQQNRNILKSWWDETNQTGTLIELPDVRQLDRERLELLIARFGGFDLVIGGSPCRNLAGSDRHRRDGLQGDNSSSLFYEYFRILELVRCIMGKKV, via the exons ATGAGGTTGCTTGCTGTCCAGTCTCCGACGAATAAGGGCAAGAAAATCGTGTGCtccagcgacgacgaggaggagaTGCCTGCAGCAAATCCTCCTCGCTCGCCTGCCAAAGACATTGCAGGCCCATCAAAGAAG GTTTGTGAGGCTGGGCGTGGTCGCTATgcattgattcatcattttatcgAGATGGGATTTTCTGGAGACTCCGTGATGAAAGCCGTCGAGGAAAATG GAGAAAGTGATCCTAATGCTATACTGGAAACACTTCTTACGTATGCG GCTATAGAAAAATCTCCTGCAAGGCTTCATCGTCCCCCTGGTGATGGAAACAGCTCGGGCCATGATCTATCAGATGAAGTTGACTTCAGTGACGAGGTCAACAACTTTGCTAGCCTCTTTGATTTGAGACTGCAGCAGGATGCTCATTGCACACCAATT GATTCCACGGAGGATGATTCTGAAGATAAGTTGATAACCTTAGTGGAGATGGGTTTTCCCAGCACCGAGGCATCTGCTGCCATCGAGAGATGTG GTCCGAATGCTTCCATCTTGGAGCTGGCAGATTCCATACATGCTGCCGAGGTAGCAAAGACGTTCGAGTGTGATCCGGGGGAACCGTCTGGTGTCAACGATGAG CCTGAAAGCCATCAACATAGTCGGGCAAGAGGCAAGAAGAGGAAGCATGCAGAGATACGAAGCAAAAAGAAGCGTTCTTTGACTGGAGATCAATCCTCGATGATCTCCACTTCTaagcgaatggttggatttgggctTCCAAATGAGGCGACGACTGCAACATGCAGAAGACTCCTCCCGGAGGCAGCCGCAGGTCCTCCATATTTTTACTATGAGAACGACGCATCGGCACCAAAGGAAGTTTGGGCAACCATCTCACACTTACTATACGACGTCGAACCGGAATTCGTGGACTCAAAGTACTTTTGTGCTGCCTCGAGGAAACGGGGGTACGTCCACAACCTCCCGATCCAGAACAGATTTCCTGTGATGCCAATGGCTCCGAAGACTATCCCAGAAGCACTCCCGGCGACGACGAAGTGGTGGCCTTCTTGGGACACCAGGACGCACTTGAACTGCTTTCTGACCAGCACCGCAAGCGCGAGGCTAACTGATAAGATCAGGATAGAGCTCCAAAAGTTTGGAGACCCACCACCTTCGAGGACCCAGCGGTATGTCCTCGACGAATGTCGAAGATGGAATCTGGTTTGGGTGGGGCGGCACAAAGTAGCTCCACTCGAACCGGGCGAGATCGAAATGCTTTTGGGATTCCCCAAGGATCACACGAGAGGGGGTGGCATCACCACGACAGAGAGATATAGGTCTCTCGGGAACTCGTTTCAAGTAGATACAGTGGCTTACCATTTGTCAGTTCTGAAGGACATGTTCCCGAATGGTATGACAGTTCTCTCGCTGTTTTCGGGTATCGGAGGAGCCGAAGTCGCTCTCCATCGCTTGGGAATACATCTGAAGACGGTCGTGTCGCTGGAAAATTCACAGCAAAATAGAAACATACTCAAGAGTTGGTGGGATGAGACCAACCAGACAGGGACGCTGATTGAGCTTCCTGATGTCCGGCAGCTCGATCGCGAGAGACTGGAGCTGTTGATCGCAAGATTCGGGGGATTTGATCTGGTGATCGGTGGAAGTCCTTGTCGTAACCTTGCCGGAAGCGACCGTCACCGTCGGGATGGGCTCCAGGGTGATAATTCTTCTTCTCTGTTCTATGAATACTTCCGCATCCTGGAACTTGTTAGATGTATTATGGGGAAGAAGGTTTGA
- the LOC135626979 gene encoding probable serine/threonine-protein kinase At1g54610: MGCVLAKQASARPSPASVDLSRRREKERPSGPAHVASGRKSQASIPTVETVADAPDAAVRVEDTERPPVERQPRRRRPRPDPRLSNLPGHVHGEQVAAGWPAWLSRAAGEAIKGWTPRRADTFEKIDKIGQGTYSNVYKAKDILTGKIVALKKVRFDTMEPESVKFMAREINILRHLDHPNVVKLEGLVTSRMSCSLYLVFEYMEHDLAGLAAGSTIEFTQPQVKCYMHQLLSGLEHCHNNCVLHRDIKGSNLLLDNKGLLKIADFGLATFFDPNCKHPMTSRVVTLWYRPPELLLGATDYSVGVDLWSAGCILAELLAKKPIMPGRTEVEQLHKIFKLCGSPSEEYWKKSKLPHATIFKPQQPYKRCLRETFKDFSPSSLALIETLLAIEPTDRQTATAALNSEFFNTAPFACDPSSLPKYPPSKEMDAKLRDEARRLRTAGGKANVNESKKMRSRDRASRAVPAPEANAELQVNIDRRRLITHANAKSKSEKFPPPHQDGAVGHQLDSSLRIDPSFGHSDASFSTVFPYQKGPLTAWSGPLIDPAAVGHLKRKKQVPVKAQNPAQSEQLAGAHATKETQKDKGSTRF, from the exons ATGGGTTGCGTCTTAGCCAAACAGGCCTCCGCTCGTCCCAGCCCCGCCTCCGTTGACCTCTCTCGCCGCCGGGAGAAGGAGCGGCCCTCCGGACCCGCCCACGTCGCCTCAGGCCGCAAGTCCCAGGCCTCCATACCTACGGTCGAGACCGTCGCTGATGCGCCCGACGCTGCCGTCCGGGTTGAGGACACGGAACGGCCGCCCGTGGAGAGGCAGCCACGTCGGCGCCGGCCGAGGCCAGACCCGAGGCTGAGCAACCTCCCCGGCCATGTCCATGGCGAGCAGGTGGCTGCCGGGTGGCCCGCCTGGCTCTCCCGCGCCGCCGGGGAGGCCATCAAGGGTTGGACGCCCCGCCGAGCTGATACGTTCGAGAAGATCGATAAG ATTGGGCAAGGGACGTATAGTAATGTTTACAAGGCTAAGGACATTTTGACTGGCAAAATCGTTGCGTTAAAGAAGGTCAGGTTTGATACGATGGAGCCGGAGAGTGTGAAATTTATGGCAAGGGAGATCAATATATTGCGGCACTTGGATCACCCCAATGTCGTGAAGCTAGAGGGTTTGGTGACATCCAGGATGTCTTGTAGCTTGTATTTAGTCTTCGAGTACATGGAGCATGATCTTGCTGGTCTTGCAGCTGGCTCTACGATAGAGTTTACACAGCCCCAG GTGAAGTGTTACATGCATCAACTGTTGTCGGGATTGGAGCACTGTCATAACAATTGTGTGCTGCACCGTGATATTAAGGGTTCAAATCTCCTACTTGACAACAAGGGGTTGCTCAAGATTGCAGACTTTGGCTTGGCTACTTTCTTTGATCCTAACTGCAAGCATCCAATGACTAGCCGGGTGGTCACTCTTTGGTATCGACCACCGGAACTGCTATTAGGGGCCACTGACTACAGTGTGGGCGTAGACCTATGGAGTGCTGGCTGTATATTAGCAGAACTGTTAGCTAAAAAGCCTATTATGCCTGGCAGGACCGAG GTTGAACAACTacacaaaattttcaaattatgtgGCTCTCCTTCGGAGGAATACTGGAAGAAGTCAAAGTTACCACATGCTACAATTTTTAAACCCCAGCAGCCTTACAAGCGTTGCCTCCGAGAAACATTTAAAGATTTTTCACCATCATCCTTGGCATTAATCGAAACTCTTCTTGCAATTGAACCGACTGATCGCCAAACTGCCACAGCAGCTTTAAATAGTGag TTTTTTAATACTGCACCATTCGCATGTGATCCTTCAAGCCTTCCAAAATACCCTCCAAGCAAGGAGATGGATGCTAAACTGAGGGATGAAGCTAGAAG GTTGAGGACCGCTGGTGGTAAGGCCAATGTCAATGAATCAAAGAAGATGCGCTCACGTGATCGAGCTTCTAGAGCAGTTCCTGCACCCGAGGCTAATGCTGAACTCCAAGTAAAcattgat AGAAGGCGTCTTATTACACATGCAAATGCAAAGAGCAAGAGTGAAAAGTTTCCTCCACCACATCAAGATGGTGCAGTTGGACACCAATTAGATTCTTCACTTCGTATTGATCCTTCATTCGGTCACTCAGATGCTTCATTCAGCACAGTGTTTCCATACCAGAAGGGGCCTTTGACTGCTTGGTCTGGACCATTGATCGATCCTGCTGCTGTAGGCCACCTAAAGCGAAAGAAGCAGGTTCCAGTAAAGGCACAAAATCCTGCTCAATCAGAACAGCTAGCTGGTGCTCATGCCACCAAGGAAACTCAGAAAGACAAGGGCAGCACTCGATTTTGA
- the LOC135626980 gene encoding phytyl ester synthase 1, chloroplastic-like isoform X5 → MIEHHSKFVENSVKNEHAMSPDKPIYLVGDSFGGCLALAVAARNPNIDLVLVLVNPATSFGKSQVQPLIPILEALPSNLHVTVPYLLSFIMGTWVSHVSVASRIGDPVKMAMASVEDNLPILRTFEELSNSLTSLLPLLSDLADIIPRDTLLWKLNLLKSGAAYVNSRLHAVKAEVLVLSRYFSPYSGKDNLLPSGDEADRLWASLKNCKVRYFKDSGHTLLLEDGINLLTILKGTITYRRSRRHDNVTDYLPPSVSDFKTIHQSDRWFKVATSPVIFSTLKDGRVVRNLAGVPDKGPVLLVGNHMLIGLELRPIYEEFLREKKVIIRGMGHPVLFSKATETSRKEISTIDTMSIYGALPVTPSNMYRLFSRGSFVLLYPGGAREALHRKGEEHKLFWPKNPEFVRMAARFGATIVPFGVVGEDDIVELVLDYDDQKNIPFVKEWIEEMNQDVGKIRVGVDDEISNQQFYFPGLLPKLPGRLYYLFGKPIETRGMDILKHRKNANVLYLQIKSEIERIISYLKRKREEDPYRNIIQRTLYQASWGYSAEVPTFDP, encoded by the exons TTTGTGGAGAACTCTGTGAAGAATGAGCATGCTATGTCTCCGGATAAGCCTATATATCTTGTTGGAGATTCCTTTGGTGGATGCTTAGCTCTTGCTGTTGCAGCTCGCAATCCTAACATTGACTTAGTATTAGTGTTAGTCAATCCAG CAACATCATTTGGCAAATCTCAAGTGCAGCCTTTAATCCCTATCCTGGAGGCTCTACCTAGCAACCTTCATGTTACTGTTCCTTACCTTCTTAGCTTTATCATGG GGACTTGGGTGAGCCATGTCTCAGTGGCGAGCCGGattg GTGATCCTGTAAAAATGGCAATGGCGAGTGTGGAAGATAACCTTCCTATACTGCGAACATTTGAAGAATTGTCAAACAGTCTCACTTCATTATTGCCTTTGCTTTCG GATTTGGCAGATATCATACCCCGGGACACTCTTCTGTGGAAACTCAATCTGCTAAAGTCAGGTGCTGCTTATGTGAATTCTCGGCTGCATGCTGTAAAGGCTGAAGTACTAGTTCTTTCTAGGTACTTTTCACCATATAG TGGCAAGGATAACCTGCTACCAAGTGGAGATGAAGCAGACCGACTTTGGGCTTCACTAAAGAATTGCAAAGTTAGATATTTCAAGGACAGTGGTCATACCTTACTACTG GAAGATGGCATTAATCTGTTGACTATTCTTAAAGGCACTATCACATACCGTCGGTCAAGACGACATGATAATGTAACAGATTACCTTCCTCCATCTGTCAGTGATTTCAAAACAATTCATCAAAGTGATAG GTGGTTTAAAGTTGCAACAAGTCCAGTCATCTTCTCTACCCTGAAAGATGGAAGGGTTGTGAGGAATCTTGCTGGGGTTCCTGATAAAGGTCCTGTATTATTAGTGGGTAACCATATGCTGATTGGGCTCGAACTTCGTCCCATTTATGAAGAGTTTTTGAGGGAGAAAAAAGTTATCATACGTGGCATGGGACACCCAGTTTTGTTCTCGAAAGCAACTGAAACCTCACGGAAAGAGATTTCTACCATTGATACCATGAGCATCTATGGTGCATTGCCTGTGACTCCTTCGAACATGTATAGGCTGTTTTCAAGAGGATCATTTGTACTCCTTTATCCAGGAGGTGCTCGTGAGGCCTTGCATCGTAAG GGTGAAGAACATAAGTTATTTTGGCCAAAGAATCCTGAATTTGTTAGAATGGCTGCTCGCTTTGGGGCCACAATTGTGCCATTTGGGGTTGTTGGAGAGGATGACATAGTGGAG CTGGTTCTTGATTATGATGATCAGAAGAACATTCCATTCGTCAAAGAGTGGATAGAAGAAATGAATCAAGATGTTGGGAAGATAAG GGTTGGTGTTGATGACGAGATTTCAAACCAGCAATTTTATTTTCCTGGACTTCTTCCAAAATTACCTGGTCGTTTATATTATCTATTCGGAAAACCAATTGAAACACGAGGAATGGACATTCTGAAGCATAGAAAGAATGCAAATGTTCTATATCTGCAGATCAAGTCAGAGATTGAGCGCATAATCTCATACTTGAAGAGAAAAAGGGAGGAAGATCCATACAGGAACATCATACAGCGGACTCTGTATCAAGCTTCTTGGGGTTATTCCGCTGAAGTCCCCACATTTGATCCATGA